One window of the Hyperolius riggenbachi isolate aHypRig1 chromosome 5, aHypRig1.pri, whole genome shotgun sequence genome contains the following:
- the PEX2 gene encoding peroxisome biogenesis factor 2, producing the protein MALAENNMEDINPVLRISQLDAIELNKALEQLIWSQFNNCFQGFKPGLLSRFEPEIKAFLWLFLWRYTVYSMNATVGQSILNIQYKNDLSETKKFIPLNKQQKFWFAVFTVGGKWLGERSYDLFTNNRLETSFHRMKNFINIASGLLKVCGLLNFLIFLQQGKFATLTERLLRIRSVFDKPQNVRQVGFEYTNREILWHGFAEFLIFLLPLINTQKLKSKLSSWFKPARGVPHSDPSLAVLCKECCLCGEWPTMPHTIGCAHVFCYYCIKSNYMADMYFSCPKCSTQVHGLHPLEFKVEISEIQNL; encoded by the coding sequence ATGGCTTTGGCGGAAAACAATATGGAAGACATAAATCCAGTGTTAAGAATAAGTCAACTGGATGCTATTGAATTAAACAAGGCGTTGGAGCAATTAATCTGGTCTCAATTTAACAATTGTTTTCAAGGCTTCAAACCAGGACTTTTGAGCCGTTTCGAGCCAGAGATTAAAGCTTTCTTATGGCTTTTCTTATGGAGATATACGGTGTATTCCATGAACGCTACCGTTGGCCAGTCGATTTTGAACATTCAGTACAAAAATGATTTGTCGGAGACTAAAAAATTCATCCCGCTAAATAAACAGCAGAAATTTTGGTTTGCGGTTTTTACAGTTGGAGGAAAATGGCTGGGGGAAAGGTCCTACGATTTATTCACTAATAACCGCTTAGAAACGTCTTTTCATCGAATGAAGAACTTTATTAACATTGCATCTGGCCTTCTAAAGGTTTGTGGACTTCTGAATTTCTTGATATTCCTGCAACAGGGAAAGTTTGCCACGCTGACCGAACGTCTTCTAAGAATCCGATCTGTATTCGACAAACCTCAAAATGTGCGTCAAGTTGGCTTTGAGTACACGAACAGAGAAATTCTGTGGCATGGATTTGctgagtttttgatttttctcttGCCCCTCATTAACACGCAAAAACTTAAGTCCAAGCTGTCGTCTTGGTTTAAGCCAGCCAGAGGGGTCCCTCACAGTGATCCATCTCTAGCCGTTCTCTGCAAGGAATGCTGTTTGTGTGGCGAATGGCCCACCATGCCTCATACCATCGGCTGCGCACATGTCTTCTGCTACTACTGTATTAAAAGTAATTACATGGCTGACATGTATTTCTCATGTCCCAAGTGTAGCACCCAGGTGCACGGCCTGCATCCTCTAGAATTCAAGGTTGAAATTTCAGAAATTCAGAATTTGTAG